In Paenibacillus sonchi, a single genomic region encodes these proteins:
- a CDS encoding S-layer homology domain-containing protein, giving the protein MTDSWAEKIPVPPIFSDVPVNYPYAKSIYYLVQLGAIPGGTNEFKPDKAVTRGQFLSQIMPLAGFQLSTRPSVFSDTKGSPYEAVIQTAVDYGIVQGLPGSIFGPNQPLTREQAATFIWRMVKISLNADPVKADLKTPASPWASEGVQYIAGQQLFGPDVQAAGGPLEYRPKDPMLNKEAAELIYKLVQKLF; this is encoded by the coding sequence ATGACAGACAGCTGGGCGGAGAAGATCCCCGTGCCCCCCATATTCAGCGATGTCCCGGTAAACTATCCTTATGCCAAATCTATTTATTACCTGGTTCAGCTTGGGGCTATTCCGGGCGGCACAAACGAATTCAAACCGGACAAGGCGGTAACGCGAGGCCAGTTTCTCTCACAAATTATGCCACTGGCGGGGTTCCAGCTTTCTACACGGCCATCTGTATTTTCTGACACGAAAGGCAGCCCCTATGAAGCTGTAATCCAGACGGCGGTTGATTACGGGATTGTTCAGGGACTCCCCGGCAGCATCTTTGGCCCTAACCAGCCGTTGACACGCGAGCAAGCAGCTACCTTCATCTGGCGGATGGTCAAGATCTCGCTGAATGCTGATCCCGTAAAAGCCGACCTGAAAACCCCCGCCTCCCCCTGGGCATCCGAAGGGGTACAGTACATTGCGGGACAACAACTATTCGGCCCTGACGTCCAGGCCGCAGGCGGACCGCTGGAGTATAGACCGAAGGATCCAATGCTGAACAAGGAAGCAGCGGAATTGATCTACAAGCTTGTTCAAAAGCTTTTTTAG
- a CDS encoding carbohydrate-binding protein produces the protein MKKLFAGLMMFTLIFGVSFVGSAFASGDEVKLIDSDVSVIYKPGYVGFSGNIDVANLGPVKNVTVHYTTDNTTWYNTSANYVGPSDGTREKWHFGISRTDASTDHNELKNLSFIKFAIEYEVNGQVYWDNNGGANYYNEVNHNVPLSSVILGAPNVVNAKSTLNKGEFSGTIYVKNLDPTKTVKVTYTTDNWATTQEGFATYNGSLNNFNSVERWSYSINVPGATDVKYTVSYTAGGQTYLDNNYGHNYEVN, from the coding sequence ATGAAAAAACTATTTGCTGGATTGATGATGTTTACTCTGATTTTTGGTGTATCCTTTGTGGGATCGGCATTTGCCAGCGGTGATGAGGTTAAGCTTATTGACTCGGATGTTAGCGTTATTTATAAACCCGGATATGTCGGATTCAGCGGAAATATTGATGTAGCGAATCTGGGACCCGTGAAAAATGTCACTGTCCATTACACGACAGATAACACCACTTGGTATAATACGAGTGCGAATTATGTAGGACCGTCGGATGGAACCCGTGAGAAATGGCATTTTGGCATTTCCAGAACTGATGCTTCAACAGATCATAACGAGTTGAAGAATCTGAGCTTCATTAAATTCGCAATTGAATACGAAGTGAATGGCCAGGTCTATTGGGATAACAACGGGGGAGCGAATTATTACAATGAAGTCAATCATAATGTTCCCCTGAGTTCCGTGATTTTGGGAGCACCAAATGTGGTTAACGCCAAAAGTACTCTGAACAAAGGTGAATTTAGCGGAACCATCTATGTGAAAAACCTGGATCCGACGAAAACAGTAAAAGTAACGTACACAACGGACAACTGGGCAACGACTCAAGAGGGCTTCGCTACTTACAATGGCTCCTTGAATAATTTCAATAGTGTTGAAAGATGGAGCTACAGTATTAATGTTCCGGGTGCCACAGATGTTAAATATACGGTTTCGTATACAGCTGGCGGACAAACGTATTTGGATAATAACTATGGCCATAATTACGAGGTCAACTAA
- a CDS encoding DUF6809 family protein, with product MKSILEDMYYGNLRPDESIKSADPRAKQLHQEVMMLMDNYQKKLAAAEFEEIERLLDLVGELNSMHAAAAFVQGYRMGALMITEVYCG from the coding sequence GTGAAAAGTATCTTGGAGGATATGTATTACGGGAATTTGCGGCCTGATGAGTCTATAAAATCTGCTGATCCAAGAGCCAAGCAGCTTCATCAGGAGGTCATGATGTTAATGGACAATTACCAAAAGAAGCTAGCGGCGGCAGAATTCGAAGAAATCGAAAGACTGCTGGATCTCGTTGGTGAGCTTAACTCCATGCATGCGGCCGCAGCTTTTGTTCAAGGATACCGGATGGGGGCATTAATGATAACGGAGGTATATTGCGGATAA
- a CDS encoding ABC transporter permease yields the protein MSTMIKPGAQRQLKNHTSFGQSVRNSLTMAYRGMLKIKRTPEQLFDVTFQPIIFTLMFTYIFGGAISGDVQNYLPMIIPGILVQTVITTSIVTGVQLREDMEKGVFDRFKSLPISRIAPLAGALLADTVRYTIATVLTFAMGYVMGLRPEGGLGHVAMAGVLVIICSWAISWIFAFFGVIARTASSVQGISMIVLFPLTFLSNAFVPVDTMPDWLQWFVKMNPISHLVTAVRDLVNSGTMGSDLVFSLAGAAVIVAIFAPITVRAYMRRT from the coding sequence ATGAGTACAATGATAAAACCAGGCGCCCAGCGCCAACTGAAAAACCACACCAGCTTCGGACAGTCGGTACGCAATTCACTGACAATGGCCTACCGGGGGATGCTCAAAATCAAACGCACACCCGAGCAGCTGTTCGACGTCACGTTTCAGCCGATTATTTTTACCCTGATGTTTACGTATATTTTTGGTGGGGCCATCTCTGGAGATGTCCAGAATTATTTGCCGATGATCATCCCCGGAATCCTCGTTCAGACCGTCATCACGACCTCGATTGTGACAGGTGTTCAACTGCGTGAGGATATGGAAAAAGGGGTCTTTGACCGCTTCAAGTCCCTGCCGATCTCGCGGATAGCCCCGCTTGCCGGAGCCTTGCTGGCGGATACGGTCCGGTATACGATTGCAACTGTGCTTACTTTTGCGATGGGGTATGTGATGGGACTGCGTCCTGAAGGCGGACTCGGGCATGTTGCCATGGCCGGTGTGCTGGTCATTATCTGCTCCTGGGCGATCAGCTGGATCTTTGCTTTCTTCGGCGTTATTGCACGTACAGCTTCCAGTGTACAGGGAATCTCCATGATTGTGCTGTTCCCGCTCACCTTCCTCTCCAACGCTTTTGTACCGGTCGATACCATGCCCGACTGGCTTCAGTGGTTCGTCAAAATGAACCCGATCTCGCATTTGGTCACAGCCGTCCGCGATCTGGTCAACTCGGGAACCATGGGCTCGGACCTGGTCTTTTCCCTGGCCGGCGCCGCTGTCATTGTGGCGATCTTTGCACCGATCACGGTGCGTGCATATATGCGCCGTACGTAA
- a CDS encoding ATP-binding cassette domain-containing protein, which yields MSQIKKQPLQTKDWAIEAHGLVKVFGDNRAVDGVDLQVATGSIYGVLGPNGAGKTTAIRMLATLLRPDGGSAKVFGHDVVKEPQIVRQLIGVTGQYASVDESLSATENLVIFSRLLGLGRAEARRKAEELLEEFGLTEAAKRPLKNFSGGMRRRLDLAASLIAQPPLIFLDEPTTGLDPRTRNQMWETIRRLIQSGSTVLLTTQYLEEADQLADRIAVIDHGHVVAEGTVDELKSSVGTSSLQLRVQNLRDIGIARQTVERMLRVQTSISAEAAKITAPLGNVDRVADLLIALREAGISLAELSVQKPTLDEVFLSITGHGVEEKSAPASAEFIQAEGQTV from the coding sequence ATGAGTCAAATCAAGAAACAACCGCTGCAAACCAAAGATTGGGCCATTGAGGCGCACGGGCTTGTCAAAGTTTTTGGAGACAACCGGGCAGTGGACGGGGTAGACCTGCAAGTGGCCACGGGTTCGATTTACGGAGTGCTGGGGCCAAACGGCGCAGGCAAGACTACAGCGATCCGGATGCTGGCGACATTATTAAGACCGGATGGCGGTTCCGCGAAGGTGTTCGGGCATGATGTGGTGAAGGAGCCGCAGATTGTGCGCCAGCTGATTGGAGTGACCGGACAATATGCGTCAGTGGATGAGTCGCTCAGCGCAACCGAGAATCTGGTGATTTTCTCCCGACTGCTGGGTCTGGGGCGTGCGGAAGCACGCCGCAAGGCTGAGGAGCTGCTGGAGGAATTCGGTTTGACCGAAGCTGCCAAACGTCCGCTCAAAAATTTCTCCGGCGGGATGCGCCGGCGGCTGGATTTGGCCGCCAGCCTGATTGCGCAGCCGCCGCTCATTTTCCTGGATGAGCCGACGACTGGCCTGGACCCCCGCACCCGCAACCAGATGTGGGAGACGATCCGGCGGTTGATCCAGTCCGGTTCAACGGTTTTGTTGACCACACAATACCTGGAAGAAGCAGACCAGCTGGCTGACCGGATCGCGGTCATTGATCATGGCCATGTGGTTGCAGAGGGTACGGTAGATGAGCTGAAATCATCAGTAGGCACTTCGTCCCTGCAATTAAGAGTTCAGAATCTGCGGGACATTGGCATTGCCCGTCAGACGGTAGAGCGGATGCTGAGAGTACAGACCAGTATATCAGCGGAAGCCGCGAAGATTACGGCACCTCTGGGAAATGTTGACCGGGTGGCGGATCTGCTGATTGCACTGCGTGAGGCAGGGATTTCATTGGCGGAGCTGAGTGTGCAGAAGCCAACGCTCGACGAGGTTTTCCTGAGCATCACGGGCCACGGGGTAGAAGAAAAGTCAGCTCCGGCTTCGGCCGAATTCATTCAAGCGGAGGGTCAAACCGTATGA
- a CDS encoding MarR family winged helix-turn-helix transcriptional regulator translates to MEEKEQQAYILGAVLTLANRLQVLGDQLDDQMTMKQWLLIAVILKSGSPAPTLSDVSAMIGSSRQNVKKMALLLEQQGFVTLTKDSRDARVLRIQLTDKCRVYFAGRSGREAQFMKALFQSFDAELTRGLFRGLTRLTENIARMETDASDPEKE, encoded by the coding sequence ATGGAGGAAAAAGAGCAGCAGGCTTACATCCTTGGCGCTGTTCTCACACTTGCCAACCGCCTGCAGGTATTAGGCGATCAATTGGATGACCAAATGACCATGAAGCAGTGGCTGCTGATCGCAGTCATTTTGAAGAGCGGTTCACCCGCTCCCACCCTGAGCGATGTATCCGCGATGATCGGAAGCTCCAGGCAGAATGTGAAGAAGATGGCTCTCCTGCTCGAACAGCAGGGATTTGTAACGCTGACCAAGGATAGCCGGGATGCACGCGTTCTTCGGATTCAGCTTACCGATAAATGCAGGGTATATTTTGCGGGGAGAAGCGGACGGGAAGCCCAGTTTATGAAGGCTCTGTTTCAATCCTTCGACGCAGAGTTAACCCGTGGCCTGTTCCGCGGATTGACCCGGCTTACAGAGAACATCGCCCGCATGGAAACGGACGCATCTGATCCGGAAAAGGAGTAG
- a CDS encoding DUF6544 family protein has protein sequence MILLLVILVSITVGVTIFFHIPYSRTKAEFLRLADNGLSAAAASNDVFTSEDWKPLPSPVRKYFESSGWTGTPQMSSMKAVFKGVDFILSPKKPAIQIDYTQYNFSEHPARIALIETSMYGIPFQGLDTYVEGKGSMKGVLAKMFTLFNQQGGEMDQACLVTFLSEALLLPSAAIQSCITWEPIDDTHARAAIACYGTTAGGIFSFSDNGECLSFTTDDRTAVGMDGSKQRVRWSALMKDYKRIDGIRQPTRLQAVWHYDSGDLVYFDSRNFRVEYSYSMTIK, from the coding sequence ATGATTCTTTTACTGGTTATCCTTGTCAGCATCACTGTTGGTGTGACGATATTCTTCCATATTCCCTATTCGCGCACCAAAGCCGAGTTTCTGCGGCTCGCAGACAACGGCCTCTCTGCTGCCGCCGCCTCTAACGATGTGTTCACAAGCGAAGATTGGAAGCCTCTGCCTTCCCCTGTCCGGAAATATTTCGAAAGCAGCGGATGGACCGGCACACCCCAAATGTCCTCGATGAAAGCCGTATTCAAAGGGGTAGACTTCATCCTGTCCCCCAAGAAACCGGCGATTCAGATAGATTACACGCAGTATAATTTCAGTGAGCATCCAGCCAGAATTGCCCTGATAGAAACTTCTATGTACGGGATTCCTTTTCAAGGCCTGGATACCTATGTCGAGGGAAAAGGCAGCATGAAGGGCGTTCTGGCGAAGATGTTCACTCTATTCAACCAGCAGGGCGGAGAGATGGATCAGGCGTGTCTGGTCACCTTTTTGTCGGAAGCGCTCTTGCTGCCAAGCGCCGCTATACAGAGCTGCATTACTTGGGAGCCCATTGACGATACTCATGCCCGCGCGGCGATTGCCTGTTACGGCACTACCGCAGGCGGCATCTTCAGTTTCAGCGACAACGGGGAATGCCTGTCCTTCACGACGGACGACCGCACCGCCGTCGGAATGGACGGCTCCAAACAGCGGGTGAGATGGTCGGCGCTAATGAAGGATTACAAGCGGATTGACGGCATTAGACAACCTACCCGCCTGCAGGCAGTGTGGCATTATGACAGCGGAGATCTCGTCTATTTTGACAGCAGGAATTTTCGGGTGGAGTATAGTTACAGTATGACGATTAAATAG
- a CDS encoding class I SAM-dependent methyltransferase, with the protein MDNNTVRTNIIGAGEVGRAISVDMDKNAIHKTNSSFWDTKGNEILGATALPLYGAFVSEEKCRLFGDVAGKKLLEIGCGSGESLQYLGERKASELWGTDISEKQIEKTRQLLKSRGLSATLICSPMEEECGIPEDYFDFVYSVYAIGWTTDLEATFGRIASYLKKDGVFIFSWSHPIHKCVVAENNRLVFKKSYFDESWYSVSLDESTLTLSDRKLSTYVNALSKAGFVIEQMIEESDEEIMQSRNDNSDFAKKAKMLPVTFVFKARKL; encoded by the coding sequence ATGGACAACAATACGGTTAGAACAAACATTATAGGTGCTGGCGAGGTTGGCCGCGCCATTTCGGTCGACATGGACAAGAATGCTATACATAAAACAAACAGCAGCTTTTGGGATACAAAAGGAAATGAAATCTTAGGAGCAACCGCGCTTCCTTTGTATGGAGCATTTGTCTCCGAAGAAAAATGCCGGCTTTTTGGCGATGTCGCAGGAAAAAAGCTGCTGGAAATAGGCTGTGGAAGCGGTGAATCCTTGCAATATCTGGGGGAACGCAAAGCATCTGAGCTTTGGGGTACAGATATATCAGAAAAACAAATCGAAAAAACCCGGCAGCTTTTGAAGTCGCGCGGCCTTTCAGCAACATTGATCTGTTCTCCTATGGAGGAAGAATGTGGTATACCGGAGGATTATTTTGACTTCGTTTATTCGGTTTATGCCATAGGCTGGACCACCGACCTTGAGGCCACTTTTGGCCGGATCGCTTCTTACCTGAAAAAAGACGGCGTATTTATTTTCAGCTGGTCTCATCCTATTCATAAATGTGTTGTTGCGGAAAATAATAGGCTAGTCTTCAAGAAAAGTTATTTTGATGAATCCTGGTATTCGGTATCCCTTGATGAAAGTACGCTAACCTTATCGGACCGTAAACTTTCAACCTATGTGAATGCGCTCTCTAAAGCGGGATTTGTAATTGAGCAAATGATTGAGGAATCTGATGAGGAAATTATGCAATCGCGGAACGATAACAGTGATTTTGCAAAAAAAGCAAAGATGCTTCCTGTAACTTTTGTATTCAAAGCAAGAAAACTATAA
- a CDS encoding zinc-dependent alcohol dehydrogenase — MKIVAAKEGKVAILQADIPDLNKRHVQVRTEYSGISPGTELSSIKRSGLSPVSLGYSAVGIVEQTGGEVRDFHPGDRVACYGVPYVRHAEVISVPTNLVTKVPHHVNPEEAAFTGLGAIAIHALRTADVRFGDKVLVVGLGILGNLVAQIASAAACHTAAYDLSEDRVQLLQGQMGITSGFSSEAEVEHFVMNETGGAGFDSILLCAGGPGEALINKSLEWLRDLGKIVIVGDLSMEFSRDLMFRKEAQILISRAGGPGRYDMRYEEDNQDYPIGFVRWTEGRNMDEYVRLLADKRITVSPAITHRFALEEAPAAYGIYQSGPAQGALATLIKYV; from the coding sequence ATGAAAATCGTTGCTGCGAAGGAAGGAAAAGTTGCCATACTTCAAGCGGATATACCGGACCTGAACAAACGGCATGTCCAAGTGAGAACCGAATATTCGGGGATTAGTCCGGGTACGGAGCTGAGCTCAATCAAGAGATCCGGATTATCTCCCGTATCTCTTGGCTATAGTGCCGTTGGGATTGTGGAACAGACGGGAGGTGAGGTCAGGGATTTTCATCCGGGAGACCGGGTAGCTTGTTACGGTGTGCCTTACGTCAGACATGCAGAGGTGATTTCGGTGCCCACCAATCTAGTCACCAAAGTGCCGCATCATGTCAATCCTGAGGAGGCGGCATTTACAGGGCTCGGGGCCATTGCCATACATGCGTTGCGTACAGCTGACGTGAGGTTCGGTGACAAGGTGCTTGTCGTCGGACTGGGTATCCTCGGTAATCTTGTGGCCCAAATTGCTTCTGCCGCTGCATGCCATACTGCTGCATATGATCTGAGCGAAGACCGGGTGCAGCTGCTTCAGGGACAAATGGGCATTACATCAGGCTTTTCAAGTGAAGCGGAAGTGGAACATTTTGTGATGAACGAGACGGGTGGAGCCGGCTTCGATTCCATCCTCCTATGTGCTGGCGGCCCCGGCGAAGCGCTGATTAACAAGTCGCTGGAGTGGCTTCGGGACCTGGGGAAAATCGTGATCGTCGGGGATTTGTCCATGGAGTTTTCAAGAGATCTGATGTTTCGCAAGGAAGCGCAGATTCTTATCTCAAGAGCGGGCGGCCCGGGAAGATACGATATGCGTTACGAGGAAGACAATCAGGATTATCCTATCGGTTTCGTGCGGTGGACGGAAGGAAGAAATATGGACGAGTATGTAAGGCTGCTTGCTGATAAGCGGATTACGGTAAGTCCTGCGATCACGCACAGGTTTGCGCTGGAAGAGGCGCCTGCAGCCTATGGAATTTATCAATCCGGCCCGGCTCAAGGAGCCCTGGCCACGTTGATCAAGTATGTTTAA
- a CDS encoding carbohydrate ABC transporter permease translates to MVGERKISWFGVINTLILALVAVATLYPILYITAISLSDTVSVVQGKVFLFPKGLNFEAYGEVLKNDTIPRAYLNSVFYTALGTFVNLLFTAVAAYPLSQKGFFGRKFFMTAIVLTMFLNPGIIPTYVVVQQLGLTDSVWALVLPNAIWTMELIILKSFYENMSTQIREAALIDGASEYRILFNIVIPLSKPALASIGLFYFMGHWNSFFLPLIYLNDADKYPLQVVLRDMLIYSAENDAGLVDRSALAPQSIKNATIVLSMIPVLLIYPFAQKYFAKGVMLGSEKG, encoded by the coding sequence ATGGTAGGAGAACGCAAAATATCTTGGTTTGGTGTCATCAATACGCTGATCCTCGCTCTGGTTGCTGTAGCCACACTCTATCCCATCCTGTATATTACGGCCATCTCTTTAAGCGATACGGTGTCGGTCGTTCAAGGCAAGGTTTTTCTATTTCCGAAAGGGCTTAACTTTGAGGCCTACGGCGAGGTGCTTAAGAATGACACGATTCCAAGAGCCTATCTGAATTCTGTCTTTTATACAGCGCTTGGCACGTTCGTGAACTTGCTCTTTACTGCGGTGGCAGCTTATCCCCTGTCCCAAAAAGGTTTTTTTGGAAGAAAGTTTTTTATGACAGCGATTGTGCTGACGATGTTCCTGAATCCCGGCATTATTCCGACTTATGTGGTCGTACAGCAGCTGGGGTTGACGGATTCGGTTTGGGCCCTTGTGCTTCCCAACGCCATCTGGACGATGGAACTGATCATTCTGAAAAGCTTTTACGAAAACATGTCCACCCAAATACGGGAAGCTGCCCTGATTGATGGAGCGTCCGAATACCGGATTCTGTTCAATATCGTCATTCCCTTATCCAAGCCTGCGCTTGCGTCCATCGGTCTTTTTTATTTCATGGGGCACTGGAACAGCTTTTTCCTGCCGCTGATTTACTTAAACGATGCGGATAAATATCCTTTGCAGGTCGTGCTGCGGGATATGCTGATCTACAGCGCAGAAAATGACGCGGGACTCGTGGATCGTTCGGCTCTGGCCCCTCAATCGATTAAAAACGCAACCATTGTGCTGTCCATGATCCCTGTTCTCCTTATCTATCCATTTGCCCAGAAGTATTTCGCTAAAGGGGTGATGCTCGGTTCAGAAAAAGGCTGA